The following nucleotide sequence is from Centropristis striata isolate RG_2023a ecotype Rhode Island chromosome 7, C.striata_1.0, whole genome shotgun sequence.
CAGCTGTATTCCAGGTATAAgcgattttttccatgacatcCTCAACATTTATGAAAGATTACGCGTGTAACCCTGATCATATGGTTTAAAGTAAGCAGCGTGACCGTTTTAAATCCGTTGGAGAAACCGTTCCGTGTTGTTACGGTTTTTACGCACGGCGTAATGCGCTGCTGAGGCAGGCAGCGGTTCAGCCCACAGGCAGCTGTGGAGGTGGAGTATGGGCAGGACCCGTTACTAGGTGGGGTTTATCATGAGTATAAATAAACTCTCTCTGCTGCTATAACGTCCCTGGAACTCACTGAGACAAACTTCTTCACTCTTAGGCCACACGGTAAGACATTTTCCTTCGATTTAAACAAATAGAAATCTCAAATCTGCTATCAAGCTGTTAGTTTTAAGTTTGCTGAAGTTTGCTACTAGGTGTGATGCCTTTAAATCCCCTCTGCTTCAAGGTAGTGATGCGACTTTTGAGGGTGTGGTTGGGAAAACAGCAGCGATCATTTTTGGATTGATTTTTACGCATTTGACGCACTAAGTGTTGAACTGTTTTAATAACGAAGCAGAGTTGTTCATTCATTATCAGTGCTGAAACTTATTAAATGAAACCGGATCTAATATAGCCTACAAGTTACTGTAAATCCCTATCAGAGCTGGTGTGGGTGTGGCCAGGCAGTCTACTCATGCTAGTCATTATGGAAAACCACATAACATAAACCTACAGCAAATATGCACAGGCTTGAGCACCCCAGGAGTGGatgaaggaaaaacaaacatgttcttAGTGTCTTCTGCTCACATGTTTGATTGATAAGAACTTTAGCCAAGTAGAATCATTAAAATACTGATAGTTTCTTCTTTGAATACAAAATGTTCTGTGGACTTGTTTaaccttctcttctcttctcttctcttctcttctcttctcttctcttctcttctcttctcccccTACAGACAGACTCCAGCAGTACCACAATGTCTCTCATCCAAGCTTTCATGCAGCAGACTGTCTATATGGGCATGCCCGATGACTCAGTACGTAACTCTGTGGTTCTGTTCCAGTTGCTAAAGCCAACAAcgctgttttttcctttttttctcttcctgtggTATGTTAGGGTGGAAAAATTTTATCAGGCGGagctgagagggagagagagagcaagcaaCGGGAAGAGAGGAGTGTTGAGTGAGAGAAAAGGAATGAATGAGTGGGAAGTTAAAAGGTGGAAGGGTAAAGGAGTGGAGCAAAAAGATAAGATGGGATCATTTATAAAGGGAAAGTGAAAGGGAGCTTGACTTTTAAAGAAGATATTCAGTGAGGAAAATGACCATAAGTCTTGTGAGTGTGTGACTCATAGTAGCAGGAATCTGAGCCCCTCCCTTTATAAACTCTGCAAACAGAACAAAATGCTACTTCTGCTTTCCCTGGTTTCTTAAAGTGAACCGGGGAAAGGTTGCATAAGGTTATCATACATAATTTCAGTCTCCGACTCTGCTGTAACTGTTCAGTTCAGTCCAACAGAGGTGTGTACAGACATTTTAAAGGGCatcattatgttttttattggaATGGAGGAGTAGAGGCAGAGACTGCCATTGAAGTGCCCGCAGTGGGCAAAAAATCTGCCACGATAAtcttaatatctttttttgttgttgtcaaggGAGAGGATAGCAAGCAATGTGTACAAGGAGAAAAAGCTGTGattttaccttcttttttttttttaaaggaacagATCATCCCCAAAacgaaaaatatattttccttgtTACCTCTTGTTCTGAATCAATATGTGGTTGTgctgtgagttgcagagtgcTGGAGATATCAACAATAGCTGCCCTCTTTTGAAAATAATACTACTAGACACATAACATAGAAACTATatcagaaagaaaatagttccttcATGAAACTACTCACTCTCTGAGTAACCACTTTATGGTTTCGCTAACTTATGAacactttgagcaccacaagccaaAGTGCCATAAAGTTCTACATGTATAAAAAGGAAGAAATCTCCAACAGCCTGCAGCTAACACCAAGACAATCTAGAGTGATAAACAACACTACAGTCGGGAAGAGAACAATAAGGattgttgatttttttggtGAACTGTCACCTTAAAGGGTGCTTTTGCACAAGAATGCATGTTTACAACACTACCTCATGCACACACCAATAGATAGGAGTATTTACCAAACACAATAATCTGTGTTGCGTCTCTCAGGTCCTATCCAAGGAGGGAACAGTGACTGCAGCAACCAACTTCAGCGCCCAGGGAGATGCAGCAGTTCTGGATAAGGCCATCAAGGCAAAAGGTGACCTAAAAATGTGCACATGGATGCTTTGGAGCGTGTGTGAACATGTCTTGGTGTTGCAATGTGTCTGCTAAAAGTATGACATGCTTGCCTTTTGTGTAAAGGCTTGAACACCCTCTGCTGGCCAACGTGCATCATAACTACTAACTGTGTAATTTGTGGTCTTGGaacgtttttttccccactttgtATGAACTTCACCACTGAGTTATATATTTGACTGTCATTTAGATGCAAGATTGTAATGACAACATGTTCTTTGTGCAGGTGTGGATGAGAACACCATCATTGAAATTCTGGTGAAGAGGAGCAACCAGCAGAGACAGCAGATTAAAGAGGCCTACCAGCAAGCCAGCGGCAAGGTCATTTGAATTAAGCAAAGACACCAAATAAGTAgacacactttgtgtttttcttccaaAGTACGCACTCAAGATAACATGctctaaaactgtatttttcccTTGTAGCCTCTGGATGCAGCACTGAAAAGCGCTCTGAAGGGAGACCTGGAGGATGTGGTGTTGGCTCTGCTGAAAACACCGGCCCAGTACGATGCCTACCTGCTGAAAAAGGGCATGAAGGTACACATAGAGAATTATAAGTCTCGGCCTCATCATCTGTTATTTGTGGTGCATAAGGACATCCTCCCACTTCCACATATTCATGTATTGTTTTGTTAatggatgtgttttgtttggatAAGGGTCTTGGCACGGACGAGGAGGTCCTTATAGAGATTTTGGCTTCCAGAACCAACAGGCAGATCACCGATATCAAGCAAGCCTACAAGGAAGGTGTGTGCCGACAACTTTTtaacaacaaacatttttaaaaagcacttgTTGTAACCCACTTTCAACATAATTGTTGTGATTTCTTTACCAAGATTACAAGAAGGACCTGGAGAGCGACATCAAGGGTGATACCAGTGGAGAGTTCAAGACAGCCCTCCTGGAACTCTGCAAGGTAATGTGTGTGCTTCATGCTGTAGTCGTGACAGGGTTTTGAAGACATGTTTCGTTCAGGCGCAGATTCATTCACAGCACCAGGGTGCATTAAGTTCTGTGGTGACATAACACTCAACAGTAGCAGCTGCATTGACGgtagtttgtaaaaaaaaataacagactcACTCCCTCGATACACAGGCATGTGCTAAGTTAATAATTGGGCCTTTTATGGCTTTATATTTGGGTGATTCAGATAGGGCAAACTCAATATGCTGAAcattcatcacatttttttttgataaagtCAAAAGCAGCATTTGCATGAAATGATGATGATTGCAAATTTTGATGAAAATAAGCTGCAGAATGTTTGCATTGAACAGTGACTGGTAAGCTTATGTTTCACCTTTTTCTTTGAGCTTAATCCACTTTTTAAAGCTTGTTAATTGTCTTCAATATTAATAGTAATTAACCCTCAAAAGACCAGCGTAACATCAATGCCTAAACATGTtctacaaaaacattaaataactaTGGTACCATTTATTCtagaaacaacatttaaaatgcacCTGAGCCATATGATTCTCAGCTGTCCGAGGCAATTCGTATGGTTCCTTTACAACAAACGGCACAATGTGAAAGTTGAGATTGACCAAAATATAAAGACAGCACCAACATTTTGACACATCGTCTACTAAAATAACGCCCAGGAAGATATCCAA
It contains:
- the anxa1a gene encoding annexin A1a, coding for MSLIQAFMQQTVYMGMPDDSVLSKEGTVTAATNFSAQGDAAVLDKAIKAKGVDENTIIEILVKRSNQQRQQIKEAYQQASGKPLDAALKSALKGDLEDVVLALLKTPAQYDAYLLKKGMKGLGTDEEVLIEILASRTNRQITDIKQAYKEDYKKDLESDIKGDTSGEFKTALLELCKAGRTEGVCEQMIDNDARALYEAGEGRKGKDCSTFIEVLCTRSGAHLRKVFERYAKYSKVDMAKVIDLEMKGDIERLLTAVVKCAGSRPAFFAEKLYLSMKGDGTRKEKLTRVMVSRSEIDMKLIKQEYKKNYQTSLYRAILDDTKGDYEKILLALCGGEN